One stretch of Zingiber officinale cultivar Zhangliang chromosome 6B, Zo_v1.1, whole genome shotgun sequence DNA includes these proteins:
- the LOC121991038 gene encoding bidirectional sugar transporter SWEET5-like, with amino-acid sequence MLNASMNKSLKWDLTYVEAMWASEDAAEGSSELSSPRPSLVDDSAIVAAEPFGVVAETGVPVFICPTMLLKRHRSLSSNWGSLPRWLSLRLRSEPKSDPGRGIRRPNNHHLPSNPNGSGETRKSATEAGTSYKQKSVQSSKEDILGSQPIRSCPSKARAWEGARASKALTTSSATEAESVQLLSGFHPAFGKSVYSLQLLIWILSEDLDSSQTLVEFKLIILKMIANQNLIRNIIGVTGNVISCGLFLSPMPTYIQIIKSKDVKKFSPIPYLATLLNCLLWFFYGLPIVHPNSLLVITINGIGIAFEIFYLTVFLIYAARQGRLKVIKLLALEMVFMIAVVTLVLLLIHTTTKRSLVVGILCIIFGTCMYASPLVVMKLVIQTKSVEFMPFTLSLASSLNGVCWTSYGFLPFDINLLVPNGLGTLFGLAQLVLYACYFKSTPSKNTKAEVELPV; translated from the exons ATGTTGAATGCATCAATGAATAAGAGCTTGAAGTGGGACCTAACATATGTGGAAGCCATGTGGGCCTCGGAGGATGCGGCCGAGGGTTCCTCAGAATTGTCATCACCTCGTCCTTCTTTGGTGGATGATTCCGCTATTGTTGCAGCCGAGCCTTTTGGGGTTGTGGCTGAGACTGGGGTTCCTGTCTTTATATGTCCAACTATGTTGTTAAAGAGACACCGGTCCTTGTCGTCGAATTGGGGGAGTCTCCCGAGATGGCTGAGCCTGAGGCTGAGATCCGAGCCGAAATCTGACCCTGGAAGAGGGATCAGACGCCCAAACAACCACCATCTCCCATCCAATCCAAACGGATCAGGTGAGACTCGGAAGTCAGCGACTGAGGCCGGGACCTCGTACAAGCAAAAATCAGTCCAGTCCTCAAAGGAGGACATTTTGGGGTCACAACCGATAAGGAGCTGCCCTTCCAAGGCAAGAGCCTGGGAAGGAGCCAGGGCATCCAAGGCTTTGACGACTTCATCGGCTACTG AAGCTGAATCTGTACAGTTACTTTCTGGTTTCCATCCAGCATTTGGCAAATCTGTGTATTCCTTGCAACTTCTCATCTGGATTTTAAGTGAAGATCTTGATTCCTCACAAACGTTG GTAGAGTTTAAGCTAATAATACTAAAGATGATTGCGAACCAAAACCTCATACGCAACATCATTGGAGTGACAG GCAATGTAATCTCGTGTGGTTTGTTTTTGTCGCCTAT GCCGACATACATACAAATCATCAAGAGCAAGGATGTGAAGAAGTTTTCGCCAATTCCCTACCTAGCCACATTACTCAATTgcttgctttggtttttctatgGGCTGCCCATTGTCCACCCCAACAGCCTTCTAGTCATCACCATCAATGGCATTGGTATAGCCTTTGAAATATTCTACCTAACCGTTTTCTTAATCTATGCTGCTCGTCAAGGCCGC TTGAAGGTCATCAAACTATTAGCACTTGAGATGGTGTTCATGATAGCTGTAGTAACTTTAGTACTTTTGTTGATCCACACAACCACCAAGAGATCCTTAGTTGTGGGTATCCTCTGTATCATTTTTGGGACTTGCATGTATGCGTCTCCTCTTGTTGTGATG AAACTTGTGATTCAAACAAAGAGCGTGGAGTTCATGCCCTTCACACTTTCTCTTGCTAGCTCCCTTAATGGAGTTTGTTGGACTAGCTATGGTTTCCTCCCCTTCGATATCAATCTCCTT GTTCCTAATGGTTTGGGGACTCTCTTTGGTCTTGCTCAACTAGTCCTCTATGCTTGTTATTTCAAGTCCACACCGAGCAAGAATACTAAAGCTGAGGTGGAGCTACCCGTCTAA